One window from the genome of Acinetobacter lanii encodes:
- a CDS encoding bifunctional cytidylyltransferase/SDR family oxidoreductase → MKNIAVILSGGSGSRFGGALPKQFTKLAGKAIIEYTIDVFQNSTDIDEIFIVSQTHHINRTWDLIKKNKWSKIKGVVTGGAERFDSTYSALTALNEYADECNVLFHDAVRPLVDENIIANCVEALKDFEAVDVVIPSADTLVEVYDNGCIANIPPRSHMRRGQTPQAFKLGAIQLAYKKAIEQNRNVFTCDCGVIRAMLPQTRVATVAGSERNIKVTQPVDLFIAEKFLQSAHGIPFKEGDNFEFLKGKNIVIFGGTSGIGLEMKNIAILFGANVEVASRSFNNVDICDLASVNTYLESVRQKLGRIDHVVNTAGLLIKKPIDTLSLEEISALIGINYTGAVNVAIAAKKYLKESSGMLMNFTSSSYTRGRALYALYSSTNAAIVNFTQALAEEWSEEQIRVTCINPERTATPMRTANFGVEPPELLLSAKDVALTSLKVLGTQNTGIIVDVRKDGR, encoded by the coding sequence ATGAAAAATATTGCGGTCATTTTATCAGGTGGTTCAGGTTCACGTTTTGGCGGAGCATTACCTAAACAATTTACAAAGTTAGCGGGTAAAGCAATTATTGAATATACGATTGATGTATTTCAAAATTCTACCGATATTGATGAAATTTTTATTGTCTCCCAAACGCATCATATCAATCGCACTTGGGATCTAATTAAAAAGAACAAATGGTCAAAAATTAAAGGTGTAGTGACAGGTGGTGCTGAACGATTTGATTCTACCTATTCAGCATTAACAGCGTTAAATGAATATGCGGATGAATGTAACGTATTATTCCATGATGCGGTTCGTCCATTGGTTGATGAAAATATTATTGCCAACTGCGTTGAAGCCCTTAAAGATTTTGAAGCAGTTGATGTTGTTATTCCTTCAGCGGATACTTTGGTTGAAGTGTATGACAATGGTTGTATTGCCAACATTCCACCACGTTCTCATATGCGTCGTGGTCAAACACCTCAAGCGTTTAAGCTTGGTGCCATTCAATTAGCTTATAAAAAAGCCATTGAACAAAATCGTAACGTATTTACCTGTGATTGTGGAGTGATACGTGCAATGCTTCCTCAAACGCGTGTTGCGACTGTGGCGGGCAGTGAACGTAATATTAAAGTGACACAACCTGTTGATTTATTCATTGCTGAAAAATTCTTACAGTCCGCGCACGGTATTCCGTTTAAAGAAGGCGATAATTTTGAATTCCTAAAAGGTAAGAATATCGTTATCTTTGGTGGAACCAGTGGGATTGGCTTAGAAATGAAAAACATTGCTATCCTTTTTGGTGCCAATGTAGAAGTGGCAAGCCGTTCATTTAATAACGTTGATATTTGTGATTTAGCAAGCGTAAATACGTATTTGGAATCAGTCCGTCAAAAGCTTGGACGTATTGACCATGTTGTCAATACAGCAGGCTTATTGATTAAAAAACCAATTGATACGCTGAGCTTGGAAGAAATTAGTGCCTTAATTGGGATTAATTATACGGGTGCTGTAAACGTTGCGATTGCAGCTAAAAAATACTTGAAAGAAAGTTCAGGTATGTTAATGAACTTTACTTCAAGTTCATATACGCGTGGTCGTGCATTGTATGCACTGTATTCTTCAACCAATGCTGCAATTGTAAACTTTACCCAAGCATTAGCAGAAGAATGGAGTGAAGAACAGATCCGAGTGACGTGTATTAACCCAGAACGTACAGCAACGCCAATGCGAACTGCAAATTTTGGTGTTGAACCGCCTGAGCTCCTCCTTTCTGCAAAAGATGTTGCTCTAACGAGTTTAAAAGTTTTAGGTACGCAAAATACCGGTATAATCGTTGACGTACGCAAAGATGGTCGTTAA
- a CDS encoding capsular polysaccharide biosynthesis protein: MNYFGSRPIKKLVKQFDLTHSIQHDVAFGWGRKASFYKAQQYALKQQVPCVCLEDGFIRSLGLGKHGYPPLSIVFDRSGIYFDCTHSSDLENLILQSENETLNRRAASAIQSIINHKITKYNQRFNPIPDSDLFERSKGEHILLVDQTLGDQSIRFSGANADTFKTMLAHAHHDHPQATIWIKTHPDVIAGKAQGHFSSADFQHPYVKVMTIQVNPLELLQHFSEVYVVSSHMGFEALLLGKKVHCFGMPWYAGWGITEDRYAPQHLVQQRRTVQRSLMHLFACAYFQYSRYISPVTHKVCELDDILKILITNIQFQQSLPTQLVAYKFSPWKKKFISDYLAFPNTELSFKKYAKPKKDTHVLAWGKQAYQLKQAGYKKVITVEDGFIRSVGLGANLIRPCSLVFDDMGIYYDATCPSRIENLLNHIQLLTVDQEKRIDRILSELKRLEISKYNVGEDQLLERPVNNKKVILVVGQVEDDMSIQLGGVDIKTNLQLLKQVRSDHPDAYIIYKPHPDVETGLRVGKIDNKMMLLYANQIERTVSIQRLFNIVDELHTISSLSGFEALVRGLKVYCYGLPFYAGWGLTIDRHVCERRNNRIDLKQLTYVTLIEYPNYNLAQTTEMDVPLVNPEDVIHYIDEHRSKVRTHSNVFRNLFAKTLRCLRFWKK, translated from the coding sequence ATGAATTATTTTGGTTCAAGGCCAATTAAAAAACTAGTTAAACAATTTGATTTAACGCATAGTATTCAACATGACGTAGCATTTGGTTGGGGAAGAAAGGCCAGTTTTTATAAAGCACAACAATATGCTTTAAAACAACAAGTCCCATGTGTTTGCTTGGAAGATGGCTTTATTCGATCATTGGGATTAGGTAAACATGGATATCCTCCACTTTCAATAGTATTTGATCGAAGCGGCATTTATTTTGATTGTACACACTCTTCAGATTTAGAAAATCTTATCTTACAGTCAGAAAATGAAACGCTGAATCGGCGTGCTGCATCAGCCATTCAAAGCATTATTAACCATAAAATCACGAAATATAATCAAAGATTTAATCCTATACCGGATAGTGATTTGTTTGAACGCTCTAAGGGTGAGCATATTTTACTGGTCGATCAAACCCTCGGGGATCAGTCTATTCGGTTTTCTGGTGCCAATGCGGATACCTTTAAAACGATGTTGGCTCACGCACATCATGATCATCCTCAAGCCACCATTTGGATCAAGACGCATCCTGATGTCATAGCAGGAAAAGCACAGGGACATTTCTCATCGGCAGATTTTCAACACCCTTATGTCAAAGTGATGACCATTCAAGTTAATCCCTTAGAACTTCTGCAACATTTCTCTGAAGTTTATGTGGTCAGTTCACATATGGGATTTGAGGCATTATTGTTGGGTAAAAAAGTGCATTGTTTTGGTATGCCTTGGTATGCAGGATGGGGGATAACTGAGGATCGCTATGCACCTCAACATCTTGTACAGCAGAGGCGTACCGTGCAACGCTCTTTGATGCATCTATTTGCTTGTGCTTACTTTCAATACTCACGCTATATATCGCCTGTGACCCATAAAGTGTGTGAGTTAGATGATATTCTAAAAATCTTGATTACAAATATTCAATTTCAACAATCACTTCCGACTCAATTGGTTGCCTATAAATTTAGTCCTTGGAAAAAGAAGTTTATTTCAGATTATTTGGCTTTTCCTAATACCGAGCTAAGTTTTAAAAAGTACGCTAAACCCAAGAAAGATACTCATGTTTTAGCATGGGGGAAACAAGCATATCAATTAAAGCAAGCTGGCTATAAAAAGGTAATTACAGTAGAGGATGGGTTTATACGTTCTGTGGGTTTAGGTGCAAATTTGATTCGACCATGTTCCTTGGTATTTGATGATATGGGTATTTATTACGATGCAACATGTCCTTCACGTATAGAAAATTTGTTAAACCATATTCAATTATTAACTGTTGATCAGGAAAAACGGATAGATCGTATTTTGTCTGAGCTGAAACGGTTAGAAATATCAAAATATAATGTTGGAGAAGATCAGCTTTTAGAGCGACCTGTAAACAATAAAAAAGTTATTTTGGTTGTTGGTCAAGTTGAAGATGATATGTCTATACAGTTAGGAGGGGTAGATATTAAAACCAATTTACAATTATTAAAACAGGTGCGTTCAGATCATCCTGATGCATATATTATTTATAAACCTCATCCTGATGTAGAAACCGGTTTACGTGTGGGTAAAATAGATAACAAAATGATGCTTCTATATGCAAACCAAATTGAAAGGACTGTTTCTATTCAAAGATTATTTAATATTGTTGATGAGCTGCACACAATATCATCATTAAGTGGCTTTGAAGCATTAGTGAGAGGTTTGAAAGTTTATTGTTACGGGCTACCATTCTATGCAGGGTGGGGATTAACAATAGATCGTCATGTATGCGAACGCCGTAACAATAGAATAGATTTAAAACAATTGACTTATGTCACTTTAATTGAGTATCCAAATTATAATTTGGCACAGACCACTGAAATGGATGTGCCGTTGGTGAACCCTGAAGATGTGATTCACTATATTGATGAACATCGTTCTAAGGTGAGAACTCATTCAAATGTGTTTAGAAATTTATTCGCTAAGACATTGCGGTGTTTAAGATTTTGGAAAAAGTAA